One Drosophila santomea strain STO CAGO 1482 chromosome X, Prin_Dsan_1.1, whole genome shotgun sequence DNA segment encodes these proteins:
- the LOC120455102 gene encoding early endosome antigen 1 isoform X3 — translation MDMRSWRKVLLQWIGECQFIEPNYISLEQSDIESFYAVYIQKIQETETLTEEGKTALQAQPNEYRPLLQEFLSQNYTEFSAQIDDRGDLLSSDYLYVYTLLLQYSCVKKPSVFFHSICNKLPELTQTCIASFLGETVDKLLTRQYLRQTIANVAAIYRQEASVSVSPSQRSNIQSPDPRVDDAACSSSPSSTSSQPSSSTPQLQKYRERLLLHISASEMPPPPTPKTELLEQRTKELRGLRSQLEMVRYEKTVLEEQQLEKDDLIKVLNREKMMAKIELEKLKNAKLAEEQHDDENYVMPYEYEHMKGTLLKEIGQKEDVIAEISDKLHDLRAEKSGLSERLNATGERLLQYADRIRVLEGRIEDLTRLLSSRDDRISSLELDKQELDQCLQEAREELHNRREVLNSSSDLLNCSMSPNTTPENLASSVIDKQLREKEHENAELKEELQKRNNSQLELCQALSSFLQKHNIAHEFPVEWTSSSLLSSISAIESNFVETVNKSAQIMLDFEIQAAHVKKLLGKCQLLSGSVECQQKELEEAKATIAELMDSALESSREYSIMLRSYDIKVADITSKSNELQLDNERLNEKCTELISMVAIGDEHLADINVKLSEKEQQMKVVGAEIRDLRARNLLLKNTLSEIADKASSEAMHTQNLQHSYRFVRSKYEECRRELIARNSFQDELARMLNVPDWETMNSRISQLIEMQAEHNELHLAHARKEKQLDELSAQHDKLMLTQVKLEKTCIEKEFEIEENILQLQEFEEHNKNLDRFLIRIITLLGGSIDRKSSTSLESVKIEQRFADIEALIEKQLQSADALKEDFNDLQAKNEELVLNTIQGLKNRERIVASLEMKSEKLRDTLTALEKELSSSNEKIAQLQNALSEEHRNSEAVSQRLDQAQQEIEGYHVEALRFLTTISDRLQQDFDGANTPQQLGIRMTQFLEMYDQMEVRYLESSSMVDQLTQSRAQLEQQVAELLEDVASKQVAIQESSSLVEQLTQSKAQLEQQVAELQKEVATQQANNQQSGPMIKQLNDTIQNLESVNAKLSEDNHVSHTARLDMSDSLLKAQNELKRRISRVVHLESSERRINNELSDCKEEMHKLKKELEFSEERFDMMKLLYEKQFDALEVICDKETEEKEDLQINLTATEEMYLKSEEKLKKIVKTYEDEHDRLCQEHDKRCRDVTKRCKELEEQLAEKERYSTQLAEAQVKDKEELLCLKAKLEEDQNLVASLKVNLEKKQGDVDGLKTALDAQTKISDNWRSQTDAAQRDVFLAKERLKKSEREFEVSLATLEDQIETLEDRHTQTEAERATAYERINMLEARCQEKDVTIRTLQGEIERVEHLQHQLQSEMGSHNSLVEQLNRQLAGKASELLDVQNRLETAIAERNQPNEQLAHISELQHRLEAETADRIQAQKKLTELTDRLNEVVQELESTRLEHGAQKLRMEERAREADQNNGELTESLEFYKQRLDTLERLLAACNEELADLNSGRAKLTEATPDLGATYSTADERQSESDQEARSNKLVLDCQILQAKYRDAKDEIQRCEQKIKDQRLEMEGKLDKMKNKMRSLYTAEVTRMKEKQERDASKSAAEMEALTAQNAKYEEHTRKLSNQIVRLNEKILEQQKQHAIISTKLRHLQMQPISETKPSSTTLTVSSSSSSAAANDDWQPFKRPNVPSSNLAMEDEEGEVFNNTYLTDLKLGRVPADMTAEELIYRNSLQPPHLKSTYAAQYDLCSQDEDLKDGPHSLDDSMSALLSSSSTGARKKSMGTHYKRPGPPTPSKNGGRLSFGSSEPPREILREFGDHNNTSKTPARFKFLTQRFSVGSSGLPRDENSPPKRRLSNMFKRK, via the exons ATGGACATGCGCAGCTGGCGTAAGGTCCTACTCCAGTGG ATTGGCGAGTGCCAGTTTATCGAGCCAAACTACATTAGTTTGGAGCAGTCGGACATAGAGTCCTTCTACGCGGTCTACATTCAAAAGATCCAGGAGACGGAAACGTTGACGGAGGAGGGGAAGACGGCGCTGCAGGCTCAGCCCAATGAATACCGCCCCTTGTTGCAGGAATTCCTCTCAC AAAACTATACCGAGTTCAGTGCCCAAATAGATGACCGCGGAGACCTGCTGTCTTCGGATTACCTGTACGTGTACACGCTGTTGTTGCAGTACTCGTGCGTGAAGAAGCCAAGCGTGTTCTTTCACAGCATCTGCAACAAGCTGCCGGAGCTGACGCAGACTTGCATCGCATCCTTCCTTGGAGAGACAGTAGATAAGCTATTGACGCGACAATATCTACGTCAGACGATCGCCAATGTGGCAGCTATTTACCGACAGGAGGCTTCCGTCTCAGTCAGCCCAAGTCAACGCAGCAACATCCAGAGTCCCGATCCGAGGGTCGATGATGCGGCATGCTCATCCTCGCCCTCATCGACATCGTCACAGCCGTCGAGCAGCACGCCACAGTTGCAAAAATATCGCGAACGGCTTCTCCTACATATTTCTGCCTCCGAAATGCCACCTCCGCCGACCCCGAAAACGGAGCTACTGGAGCAACGAACCAAGGAGCTGCGCGGTCTTCGTTCCCAACTGGAGATGGTGCGCTACGAGAAGACCgtgctggaggagcagcaatTGGAGAAAGACGATCTCATCAAAGTTCTTAACAGAG AGAAAATGATGGCCAAGATTGAACTGGAAAAACTGAAGAATGCAAAACTGGCCGAAGAGCAGCATGATGACGAGAACTACGTCATGCCATATGAGTATGAACAT ATGAAGGGCACTCTCTTAAAGGAAATCGGTCAAAAGGAGGATGTCATCGCCGAGATTAGCGATAAGCTGCATGATTTGCGCGCCGAAAAGTCCGGGCTGTCCGAGAGG CTAAATGCGACGGGAGAAAGATTGTTGCAGTATGCGGACCGCATCCGAGTGCTAGAAGGCCGTATAGAAGACCTGACCCGTTTGCTATCGTCCAGGGACGATAGGATCTCGTCCCTGGAGCTCGATAAACAGGAATTGGATCAGTGTCTTCAGGAAGCACGCGAAGAGTTGCACAACCGACGTGAGGTCTTAAACTCCTCCTCCGATTTGCTTAACTGTTCTATGTCTCCGAACACCACGCCCGAGAATCTGGCCAGTTCTGTGATTGACAAGCAGTTACGCGAGAAGGAGCACGAGAATGCCGAGCTgaaggaggagctgcagaAGCGAAACAATTCCCAGCTGGAGCTCTGCCAGGCCCTGTCAAGTTTCCTGCAGAAGCACAACATCGCTCACGAGTTTCCGGTAGAATGGACGTCGTCGTCCCTATTGTCCAGCATTTCTGCGATCGAGAGTAACTTTGTCGAAACGGTGAACAAGAGTGCGCAAATTATGTTGGACTTCGAAATTCAGGCTGCGCACGTCAAAAAACTACTAGGAAAATGCCAGTTGTTATCTGGGTCCGTGGAGTGCCAGCAAAAGGAGCTAGAGGAGGCCAAGGCCACAATAGCGGAGCTAATGGACTCGGCTTTGGAATCGAGCCGTGAATATAGCATTATGCTGAGGTCTTATGATATAAAAGTAGCCGATATAACATCGAAAAGCAACGAACTGCAGTTGGACAACGAAAGACTTAATGAAAAATGCACTGAGCTTATTTCGATGGTTGCCATCGGGGATGAACATCTGGCCGATATCAATGTGAAACTAAGTGAGAAAGAACAGCAGATGAAAGTTGTGGGCGCTGAAATCCGTGATCTGCGTGCAAGGAATTTATTACTTAAAAATACGCTCAGCGAAATCGCAGATAAAGCATCTAGTGAGGCAATGCATACGCAGAATTTGCAGCACAGCTATCGGTTTGTGAGATCAAAGTATGAAGAGTGCCGAAGAGAACTAATTGCCAGGAACTCTTTCCAAGATGAGTTGGCCAGGATGTTGAATGTGCCAGACTGGGAGACCATGAATAGTCGCATAAGCCAGTTGATCGAGATGCAGGCGGAACATAATGAACTTCACTTAGCCCATGCACGGAAGGAGAAGCAATTGGATGAGCTCAGTGCTCAACACGACAAGCTGATGCTGACCCAAGTGAAGCTTGAGAAAACGTGTATAGAAAAGGAGTTCGAAATAGAAGAGAATATTTTACAGCTACAGGAATTTGAAGAGCATAACAAGAATCTTGATCGTTTTCTTATCCGCATCATTACTCTCTTAGGAGGTAGCATCGACCGGAAATCATCGACCTCTCTGGAATCTGTGAAAATTGAACAGCGATTTGCCGATATTGAAGCGTTAATTGAGAAGCAATTGCAATCTGCTGATGCTCTTAAGGAGGACTTCAATGATCTTCAAGCGAAAAACGAAGAACTCGTTTTGAATACTATCCAAGGATTAAAAAACCGCGAGAGAATCGTCGCTTCTTTAGAGATGAAGTCCGAAAAACTGAGGGACACCCTAACAGCGCTAGAAAAAGaactcagcagcagcaacgaaAAGATAGCCCAGCTGCAAAATGCACTAAGCGAGGAGCATCGCAATTCGGAAGCAGTGTCACAGAGGTTAGACCAAGCGCAGCAGGAAATCGAAGGCTACCATGTGGAAGCCCTTAGGTTTCTGACCACCATTAGCGATCGCCTTCAACAAGATTTCGATGGCGCTAACACTCCCCAACAGCTGGGTATTCGTATGACCCAGTTTTTGGAAATGTATGACCAGATGGAGGTGCGGTACCTGGAGTCCTCGTCGATGGTAGATCAGCTGACACAATCTAGGGCACAACTGGAGCAGCAAGTGGCTGAGCTACTGGAAGATGTGGCTAGTAAGCAGGTTGCTATCCAGGAGTCATCGTCGTTGGTAGAACAGCTTACCCAATCTAAGGCGCAACTGGAGCAGCAAGTGGCAGAGCTACAGAAAGAGGTTGCTACTCAGCAGGCTAATAACCAGCAGTCAGGACCCATGATCAAACAGCTGAACGACACCATCCAAAACCTCGAGAGTGTTAACGCAAAGCTAAGCGAGGACAACCATGTATCGCATACTGCTCGTTTGGATATGAGTGATTCTCTGTTGAAAGCGCAAAATGAGCTTAAACGTCGCATAAGCAGAGTCGTCCATCTGGAGTCCTCGGAAAGACGCATAAACAACGAGTTGTCCGACTGTAAAGAAGAGATGCATAAACTGAAAAAGGAACTCGAGTTTTCTGAAGAGAGATTTGACATGATGAAGCTCTTGTATGAAAAACAGTTTGATGCTCTTGAAGTTATTTGTGACAAAGAGACCGAGGAAAAAGAAGATTTGCAAATAAATCTCACGGCAACTGAAGAGATGTATTTGAAATCGGAAGAAAAGCtcaaaaaaattgtaaagACTTATGAAGATGAGCACGACAGGCTTTGCCAAGAACACGATAAGCGCTGCAGAGATGTTACAAAGCGTTGCAAAGAACTGGAAGAGCAATTGGCTGAGAAGGAACGCTATTCGACCCAACTGGCAGAAGCGCAAGTCAAAGACAAGGAGGAACTGCTATGTCTGAAGGCAAAGCTAGAGGAAGACCAAAACCTTGTAGCTAGCCTGAAAGTGAACCTGGAAAAGAAGCAGGGAGACGTAGATGGTTTAAAGACGGCCCTTGATGCACAAACGAAAATTTCAGATAATTGGCGGAGTCAAACGGATGCTGCACAGCGAGATGTCTTCCTGGCTAAGGAGCGCTTAAAGAAGTCAGAGCGTGAGTTCGAAGTGAGTCTGGCCACCCTTGAAGACCAGATCGAAACATTGGAGGACCGCCACACCCAGACGGAAGCTGAGCGCGCAACTGCCTACGAGCGGATCAATATGTTGGAGGCGCGTTGTCAAGAGAAGGATGTAACAATCCGTACACTGCAAGGGGAAATCGAAAGGGTCGAGCACTTGCAGCATCAGCTACAATCGGAGATGGGTAGCCACAACTCGTTGGTGGAACAACTTAACCGACAGTTGGCAGGAAAAGCTAGTGAGCTTTTGGATGTGCAGAATCGCCTGGAAACTGCAATCGCCGAGCGCAACCAGCCCAATGAACAACTAGCACACATCTCCGAACTGCAGCATCGTTTGGAAGCGGAGACCGCCGATCGTATACAGGCCCAGAAAAAGCTGACTGAGCTCACCGACCGGTTAAACGAAGTGGTCCAGGAGTTGGAGAGCACTCGGCTCGAGCATGGCGCCCAGAAACTCAGGATGGAGGAGAGGGCTCGTGAAGCTGACCAAAACAATGGCGAGTTGACGGAAAGTCTCGAATTCTATAAGCAGCGCCTGGATACGCTTGAACGTCTACTTGCCGCCTGCAACGAAGAGTTGGCCGATCTAAATTCCGGCCGGGCTAAACTGACGGAGGCTACGCCAGATCTTGGCGCCACATATAGCACGGCTGATGAACGCCAAAGCGAGTCGGATCAGGAGGCGCGGAGCAACAAGCTGGTGCTAGACTGCCAGATACTGCAGGCCAAGTATCGCGATGCCAAGGATGAGATACAGCGCTGCGAGCAGAAGATAAAGGACCAGCGTCTGGAGATGGAGGGCAAGCTGGACAAGATGAAAAACAAGATG CGCTCCTTATATACGGCCGAGGTGACGCGCATGAAGGAGAAGCAGGAACGGGATGCGTCCAAGAGCGCAGCGGAGATGGAGGCACTCACCGCTCAG AATGCCAAATACGAAGAGCATACACGCAAGCTGTCCAACCAGATTGTGCGTTTGAACGAGAAGATCCtggagcagcagaagcagcacgCGATCATTAGCACCAAGTTGCGCCACCTGCAAATGCAACCCATTAGCGAAACGAAACCATCCAGCACAACGCTCACCGTTTCGTCCAGTTCGTCGTCGGCGGCGGCGAACGATGACTGGCAGCCCTTCAAGCGGCCCAATGTACCGTCCTCCAATTTGGCTATGGAAGATGAAGAGGGTGAGGTCTTTAACAACACTTATCTCACGGATCTGAAATTGGGCCGTGTTCCGGCAGACATGAC AGCCGAGGAGCTGATTTATCGGAATTCGTTGCAACCGCCGCATCTGAAGAGTACTTATGCTGCGCAGTACGATTTGTGCAGCCAGGACGAAGATCTCAAA GACGGACCCCATAGTCTGGATGACAGCATGAGTGCTCTGCTAAGCTCTTCGAGCACCGGAGCACGCAAGAAATCCATGGGCACCCACTATAAACGACCAGGACCGCCCACACCGAGCAAGAACGGCGGCCGTTTGTCGTTCGGCAGCTCGGAGCCGCCACGCGAGATCCTGCGTGAATTCGGCGATCATAACAATACCTCCAAGACGCCGGCGCGCTTCAAGTTCCTGACGCAGCGTTTCAGCGTTGGCAGCAGCGG
- the LOC120455102 gene encoding early endosome antigen 1 isoform X5, with translation MDMRSWRKVLLQWIGECQFIEPNYISLEQSDIESFYAVYIQKIQETETLTEEGKTALQAQPNEYRPLLQEFLSQNYTEFSAQIDDRGDLLSSDYLYVYTLLLQYSCVKKPSVFFHSICNKLPELTQTCIASFLGETVDKLLTRQYLRQTIANVAAIYRQEASVSVSPSQRSNIQSPDPRVDDAACSSSPSSTSSQPSSSTPQLQKYRERLLLHISASEMPPPPTPKTELLEQRTKELRGLRSQLEMVRYEKTVLEEQQLEKDDLIKVLNREKMMAKIELEKLKNAKLAEEQHDDENYVMPYEYEHMKGTLLKEIGQKEDVIAEISDKLHDLRAEKSGLSERLNATGERLLQYADRIRVLEGRIEDLTRLLSSRDDRISSLELDKQELDQCLQEAREELHNRREVLNSSSDLLNCSMSPNTTPENLASSVIDKQLREKEHENAELKEELQKRNNSQLELCQALSSFLQKHNIAHEFPVEWTSSSLLSSISAIESNFVETVNKSAQIMLDFEIQAAHVKKLLGKCQLLSGSVECQQKELEEAKATIAELMDSALESSREYSIMLRSYDIKVADITSKSNELQLDNERLNEKCTELISMVAIGDEHLADINVKLSEKEQQMKVVGAEIRDLRARNLLLKNTLSEIADKASSEAMHTQNLQHSYRFVRSKYEECRRELIARNSFQDELARMLNVPDWETMNSRISQLIEMQAEHNELHLAHARKEKQLDELSAQHDKLMLTQVKLEKTCIEKEFEIEENILQLQEFEEHNKNLDRFLIRIITLLGGSIDRKSSTSLESVKIEQRFADIEALIEKQLQSADALKEDFNDLQAKNEELVLNTIQGLKNRERIVASLEMKSEKLRDTLTALEKELSSSNEKIAQLQNALSEEHRNSEAVSQRLDQAQQEIEGYHVEALRFLTTISDRLQQDFDGANTPQQLGIRMTQFLEMYDQMEVRYLESSSMVDQLTQSRAQLEQQVAELLEDVASKQVAIQESSSLVEQLTQSKAQLEQQVAELQKEVATQQANNQQSGPMIKQLNDTIQNLESVNAKLSEDNHVSHTARLDMSDSLLKAQNELKRRISRVVHLESSERRINNELSDCKEEMHKLKKELEFSEERFDMMKLLYEKQFDALEVICDKETEEKEDLQINLTATEEMYLKSEEKLKKIVKTYEDEHDRLCQEHDKRCRDVTKRCKELEEQLAEKERYSTQLAEAQVKDKEELLCLKAKLEEDQNLVASLKVNLEKKQGDVDGLKTALDAQTKISDNWRSQTDAAQRDVFLAKERLKKSEREFEVSLATLEDQIETLEDRHTQTEAERATAYERINMLEARCQEKDVTIRTLQGEIERVEHLQHQLQSEMGSHNSLVEQLNRQLAGKASELLDVQNRLETAIAERNQPNEQLAHISELQHRLEAETADRIQAQKKLTELTDRLNEVVQELESTRLEHGAQKLRMEERAREADQNNGELTESLEFYKQRLDTLERLLAACNEELADLNSGRAKLTEATPDLGATYSTADERQSESDQEARSNKLVLDCQILQAKYRDAKDEIQRCEQKIKDQRLEMEGKLDKMKNKMSQTGTTDSPSPSPSRSRSPSPSPNRSRSRSPSPSPSRSPSPSDTYVMNQEEEGRHGGCCEMILLYVGSVLAIALFLFSFIYLNEMDVVLKRRKPFEF, from the exons ATGGACATGCGCAGCTGGCGTAAGGTCCTACTCCAGTGG ATTGGCGAGTGCCAGTTTATCGAGCCAAACTACATTAGTTTGGAGCAGTCGGACATAGAGTCCTTCTACGCGGTCTACATTCAAAAGATCCAGGAGACGGAAACGTTGACGGAGGAGGGGAAGACGGCGCTGCAGGCTCAGCCCAATGAATACCGCCCCTTGTTGCAGGAATTCCTCTCAC AAAACTATACCGAGTTCAGTGCCCAAATAGATGACCGCGGAGACCTGCTGTCTTCGGATTACCTGTACGTGTACACGCTGTTGTTGCAGTACTCGTGCGTGAAGAAGCCAAGCGTGTTCTTTCACAGCATCTGCAACAAGCTGCCGGAGCTGACGCAGACTTGCATCGCATCCTTCCTTGGAGAGACAGTAGATAAGCTATTGACGCGACAATATCTACGTCAGACGATCGCCAATGTGGCAGCTATTTACCGACAGGAGGCTTCCGTCTCAGTCAGCCCAAGTCAACGCAGCAACATCCAGAGTCCCGATCCGAGGGTCGATGATGCGGCATGCTCATCCTCGCCCTCATCGACATCGTCACAGCCGTCGAGCAGCACGCCACAGTTGCAAAAATATCGCGAACGGCTTCTCCTACATATTTCTGCCTCCGAAATGCCACCTCCGCCGACCCCGAAAACGGAGCTACTGGAGCAACGAACCAAGGAGCTGCGCGGTCTTCGTTCCCAACTGGAGATGGTGCGCTACGAGAAGACCgtgctggaggagcagcaatTGGAGAAAGACGATCTCATCAAAGTTCTTAACAGAG AGAAAATGATGGCCAAGATTGAACTGGAAAAACTGAAGAATGCAAAACTGGCCGAAGAGCAGCATGATGACGAGAACTACGTCATGCCATATGAGTATGAACAT ATGAAGGGCACTCTCTTAAAGGAAATCGGTCAAAAGGAGGATGTCATCGCCGAGATTAGCGATAAGCTGCATGATTTGCGCGCCGAAAAGTCCGGGCTGTCCGAGAGG CTAAATGCGACGGGAGAAAGATTGTTGCAGTATGCGGACCGCATCCGAGTGCTAGAAGGCCGTATAGAAGACCTGACCCGTTTGCTATCGTCCAGGGACGATAGGATCTCGTCCCTGGAGCTCGATAAACAGGAATTGGATCAGTGTCTTCAGGAAGCACGCGAAGAGTTGCACAACCGACGTGAGGTCTTAAACTCCTCCTCCGATTTGCTTAACTGTTCTATGTCTCCGAACACCACGCCCGAGAATCTGGCCAGTTCTGTGATTGACAAGCAGTTACGCGAGAAGGAGCACGAGAATGCCGAGCTgaaggaggagctgcagaAGCGAAACAATTCCCAGCTGGAGCTCTGCCAGGCCCTGTCAAGTTTCCTGCAGAAGCACAACATCGCTCACGAGTTTCCGGTAGAATGGACGTCGTCGTCCCTATTGTCCAGCATTTCTGCGATCGAGAGTAACTTTGTCGAAACGGTGAACAAGAGTGCGCAAATTATGTTGGACTTCGAAATTCAGGCTGCGCACGTCAAAAAACTACTAGGAAAATGCCAGTTGTTATCTGGGTCCGTGGAGTGCCAGCAAAAGGAGCTAGAGGAGGCCAAGGCCACAATAGCGGAGCTAATGGACTCGGCTTTGGAATCGAGCCGTGAATATAGCATTATGCTGAGGTCTTATGATATAAAAGTAGCCGATATAACATCGAAAAGCAACGAACTGCAGTTGGACAACGAAAGACTTAATGAAAAATGCACTGAGCTTATTTCGATGGTTGCCATCGGGGATGAACATCTGGCCGATATCAATGTGAAACTAAGTGAGAAAGAACAGCAGATGAAAGTTGTGGGCGCTGAAATCCGTGATCTGCGTGCAAGGAATTTATTACTTAAAAATACGCTCAGCGAAATCGCAGATAAAGCATCTAGTGAGGCAATGCATACGCAGAATTTGCAGCACAGCTATCGGTTTGTGAGATCAAAGTATGAAGAGTGCCGAAGAGAACTAATTGCCAGGAACTCTTTCCAAGATGAGTTGGCCAGGATGTTGAATGTGCCAGACTGGGAGACCATGAATAGTCGCATAAGCCAGTTGATCGAGATGCAGGCGGAACATAATGAACTTCACTTAGCCCATGCACGGAAGGAGAAGCAATTGGATGAGCTCAGTGCTCAACACGACAAGCTGATGCTGACCCAAGTGAAGCTTGAGAAAACGTGTATAGAAAAGGAGTTCGAAATAGAAGAGAATATTTTACAGCTACAGGAATTTGAAGAGCATAACAAGAATCTTGATCGTTTTCTTATCCGCATCATTACTCTCTTAGGAGGTAGCATCGACCGGAAATCATCGACCTCTCTGGAATCTGTGAAAATTGAACAGCGATTTGCCGATATTGAAGCGTTAATTGAGAAGCAATTGCAATCTGCTGATGCTCTTAAGGAGGACTTCAATGATCTTCAAGCGAAAAACGAAGAACTCGTTTTGAATACTATCCAAGGATTAAAAAACCGCGAGAGAATCGTCGCTTCTTTAGAGATGAAGTCCGAAAAACTGAGGGACACCCTAACAGCGCTAGAAAAAGaactcagcagcagcaacgaaAAGATAGCCCAGCTGCAAAATGCACTAAGCGAGGAGCATCGCAATTCGGAAGCAGTGTCACAGAGGTTAGACCAAGCGCAGCAGGAAATCGAAGGCTACCATGTGGAAGCCCTTAGGTTTCTGACCACCATTAGCGATCGCCTTCAACAAGATTTCGATGGCGCTAACACTCCCCAACAGCTGGGTATTCGTATGACCCAGTTTTTGGAAATGTATGACCAGATGGAGGTGCGGTACCTGGAGTCCTCGTCGATGGTAGATCAGCTGACACAATCTAGGGCACAACTGGAGCAGCAAGTGGCTGAGCTACTGGAAGATGTGGCTAGTAAGCAGGTTGCTATCCAGGAGTCATCGTCGTTGGTAGAACAGCTTACCCAATCTAAGGCGCAACTGGAGCAGCAAGTGGCAGAGCTACAGAAAGAGGTTGCTACTCAGCAGGCTAATAACCAGCAGTCAGGACCCATGATCAAACAGCTGAACGACACCATCCAAAACCTCGAGAGTGTTAACGCAAAGCTAAGCGAGGACAACCATGTATCGCATACTGCTCGTTTGGATATGAGTGATTCTCTGTTGAAAGCGCAAAATGAGCTTAAACGTCGCATAAGCAGAGTCGTCCATCTGGAGTCCTCGGAAAGACGCATAAACAACGAGTTGTCCGACTGTAAAGAAGAGATGCATAAACTGAAAAAGGAACTCGAGTTTTCTGAAGAGAGATTTGACATGATGAAGCTCTTGTATGAAAAACAGTTTGATGCTCTTGAAGTTATTTGTGACAAAGAGACCGAGGAAAAAGAAGATTTGCAAATAAATCTCACGGCAACTGAAGAGATGTATTTGAAATCGGAAGAAAAGCtcaaaaaaattgtaaagACTTATGAAGATGAGCACGACAGGCTTTGCCAAGAACACGATAAGCGCTGCAGAGATGTTACAAAGCGTTGCAAAGAACTGGAAGAGCAATTGGCTGAGAAGGAACGCTATTCGACCCAACTGGCAGAAGCGCAAGTCAAAGACAAGGAGGAACTGCTATGTCTGAAGGCAAAGCTAGAGGAAGACCAAAACCTTGTAGCTAGCCTGAAAGTGAACCTGGAAAAGAAGCAGGGAGACGTAGATGGTTTAAAGACGGCCCTTGATGCACAAACGAAAATTTCAGATAATTGGCGGAGTCAAACGGATGCTGCACAGCGAGATGTCTTCCTGGCTAAGGAGCGCTTAAAGAAGTCAGAGCGTGAGTTCGAAGTGAGTCTGGCCACCCTTGAAGACCAGATCGAAACATTGGAGGACCGCCACACCCAGACGGAAGCTGAGCGCGCAACTGCCTACGAGCGGATCAATATGTTGGAGGCGCGTTGTCAAGAGAAGGATGTAACAATCCGTACACTGCAAGGGGAAATCGAAAGGGTCGAGCACTTGCAGCATCAGCTACAATCGGAGATGGGTAGCCACAACTCGTTGGTGGAACAACTTAACCGACAGTTGGCAGGAAAAGCTAGTGAGCTTTTGGATGTGCAGAATCGCCTGGAAACTGCAATCGCCGAGCGCAACCAGCCCAATGAACAACTAGCACACATCTCCGAACTGCAGCATCGTTTGGAAGCGGAGACCGCCGATCGTATACAGGCCCAGAAAAAGCTGACTGAGCTCACCGACCGGTTAAACGAAGTGGTCCAGGAGTTGGAGAGCACTCGGCTCGAGCATGGCGCCCAGAAACTCAGGATGGAGGAGAGGGCTCGTGAAGCTGACCAAAACAATGGCGAGTTGACGGAAAGTCTCGAATTCTATAAGCAGCGCCTGGATACGCTTGAACGTCTACTTGCCGCCTGCAACGAAGAGTTGGCCGATCTAAATTCCGGCCGGGCTAAACTGACGGAGGCTACGCCAGATCTTGGCGCCACATATAGCACGGCTGATGAACGCCAAAGCGAGTCGGATCAGGAGGCGCGGAGCAACAAGCTGGTGCTAGACTGCCAGATACTGCAGGCCAAGTATCGCGATGCCAAGGATGAGATACAGCGCTGCGAGCAGAAGATAAAGGACCAGCGTCTGGAGATGGAGGGCAAGCTGGACAAGATGAAAAACAAGATG TCACAGACGGGTACTACGGAcagtccgagtccgagtccgagtcggagtcggagtccgagtccgagtccaaatcggagtcggagtcggagtccgagtccgagtccgagtcggagtccgagtccgagtgATACGTACGTTATGaaccaggaggaggagggacGCCATGGAGGATGCTGTGAAATGATTCTGCTTTATGTGGGCTCAGTTTTAGCTATAGCTttattcttattttcctttatctACCTTAATGAGATGGATGTCGTGCTTAAGAGACGCAAACCCTTCGAGTTTTAG